A stretch of Lysobacter sp. K5869 DNA encodes these proteins:
- a CDS encoding helix-turn-helix domain-containing protein codes for MEQALWADRGQLLQLDAQDQSVQASCVGVSRLGSVQLSGTHFSIWVQLRGSSWVEAKEGKFRLKRGDWIAFERDSKPVLQADRYGVCVGLNLTPDAIKAMARLADSSLYAGRGRMNRHDARIALRLWRQASARNSEADTGFDLNALRPILLHLAGVQRELTARIQRCPGRSRSRKRQVFGRLQRARLYLEGNCDRVVRISELAELTSFSSWYFSKTFHSLYEESPQAASARMRLEHAADLLKNTSMMIGEVAAASGFDNCCSFARAFRARFGTSATRYRSAAASAKAAEAAKPAVVPLRKLAMAS; via the coding sequence ATGGAGCAAGCATTGTGGGCGGATCGTGGACAGCTGCTGCAGCTGGACGCGCAGGACCAATCCGTTCAGGCAAGTTGCGTCGGCGTCTCGCGACTGGGCAGCGTCCAGCTGTCCGGGACTCACTTCTCGATCTGGGTGCAGTTGCGCGGCAGTTCGTGGGTTGAGGCCAAAGAGGGCAAGTTCCGCCTCAAGCGCGGCGACTGGATCGCGTTCGAACGCGACTCCAAGCCGGTGCTGCAGGCCGACCGTTACGGCGTCTGCGTCGGTCTCAACCTGACCCCGGACGCGATCAAGGCCATGGCCCGTCTGGCCGACAGCAGCCTCTACGCCGGCCGCGGCCGCATGAACCGCCACGACGCCCGTATCGCCCTGCGCCTGTGGCGCCAGGCCAGCGCGCGCAACAGCGAGGCCGACACCGGCTTCGATCTCAACGCCCTGCGTCCGATCCTGTTGCACCTGGCCGGCGTCCAGCGCGAGCTGACCGCGCGCATCCAGCGTTGCCCGGGCCGTTCGCGCAGCCGCAAGCGTCAGGTCTTCGGTCGTCTGCAACGCGCCCGTCTGTACCTGGAAGGCAATTGCGACCGGGTGGTGCGGATCAGCGAGTTGGCCGAGCTGACCAGCTTCTCGAGCTGGTACTTCTCCAAGACCTTCCACAGCCTGTACGAGGAAAGCCCGCAGGCCGCCTCGGCCCGCATGCGCCTGGAACACGCCGCGGACTTGTTAAAGAACACCTCGATGATGATCGGCGAGGTCGCCGCCGCCAGCGGTTTCGACAACTGCTGCAGCTTCGCCCGCGCCTTCCGCGCCCGCTTCGGCACCTCGGCCACGCGTTACCGCAGCGCCGCCGCCAGCGCCAAGGCCGCCGAAGCCGCCAAGCCGGCCGTCGTGCCGTTGCGCAAGTTGGCGATGGCGAGCTGA